The following are encoded together in the Pungitius pungitius chromosome 7, fPunPun2.1, whole genome shotgun sequence genome:
- the hps3 gene encoding Hermansky-Pudlak syndrome 3 protein isoform X4, producing MLNVLLIYWLCIQAEGKARVGVRLLGHLLRGASVRGGVQMEIIEIPLSERPVAVACCPVTGDLLVGCENTLVLFTLRRQNQQSQNQSQQMVQSTWTNSQQRSSQGQIMDSNPNFLDFERSVILHLSQMNPKQVALCGEYVAVQGELEVLVVKLETSSEPKTLEESSDTKKTDHLEDPVDFQVLPIHQELLGDRAKECDIAVSVEKTGLEDSKGQYTLSYVLFRRFTPDFFQGCSVEETQLHSLQLYPLFTGNQSVSLQEPSCVFCFFSLPSAGYLYSLKGGVELLSAYQYPEKVLKAVLTDYLLHVITKSALQCFTVRCAAVAARIEDPYIDSTMKACPPCSMEVCALRIQLFIGLRSMCVYGHHVILLSAADAETTEEPERTTQRRGLELKEHTMLTGIFLAVGIDPATTPALESLLSRPFVSRKWTISSPKPASTAGHGWNLYVVDTVSPLTLYQEMVEYSQRYAETNPQAQSLRHLLSEAHLLLRTSLLQTSEQQRITEGDSSLSPQAGTGGPAEEPAAVRTDCRELEEAFKQNCAQLGDCFSRGSQRECHLALPYYRMSGLSVTELMARNRPLPGSPHAYGPGFLFYLKHYLFEETEQILSQEAADEVIDIFSQSEPSQLVSVCASPSLINISPAKTLQILQHLEDTAGVSVPLTTTMATMMLRLDDLPEYTRLMERHAEMVLVYGFIEEPRMLLHGGDGGQHAHIRPTALTRQLAKSQPGLLVAAVVALHENNKVQLEHADHIFKELDCENCLQVDFWEAMLMASSQETIIQELLFRVASVYIDRLTNTPLETHTNGPHTPVKRRPLKSADDLINSCSHYGALYPWLIVLNPAHTTSSQHQEALYKLQSLLCGPSLSVASVMPLMERLSDQTLWGFSLHLLCATRRGQYDSSIEKMLDRCPQAIIAYANHHLQDNHMVLWWQKLLPELCNRTRVAADNGILLAALKETLVVVAMETSPTEFLELIPDDGAVSYFLPHLLTCSQRHLLA from the exons ATGCTGAATGTACTTTTAATCTACTGGCTTTGTATCCAGGCGGAGGGGAAGGCCCGTGTCGGGGTGCGTTTGTTGGGCCACCTGCTGCGTGGGGCGTCTGTGCGGGGCGGAGTGCAGATGGAGATCATTGAGATCCCCCTGTCAGAGCGCCCTGTCGCCGTGGCGTGTTGCCCGGTAACAGGAGACCTTCTGGTCGGCTGCGAGAACACTTTGGTTCTGTTTACTTTGAGGAGACAGAACCAGCAGAGCCAG AATCAAAGTCAGCAGATGGTTCAGAGCACCTGGACAAACTCTCAGCAGAGATCCAGTCAAG GTCAGATCATGGATTCAAACCCGAATTTCCTGGATTTTGAACGCTCAGTAATCCTGCATCTTTCACAAATGAACCCTAAACAG GTGGCGCTGTGTGGAGAGTATGTTGCAGTGCAGGGGGAGCTGGAAGTGCTTGTCGTAAAACTGGAGACATCCTCTGAACCTAAAACCCTGGAAGAATCATCAGACACGAAGAAAA CAGACCACCTGGAAGACCCGGTTGACTTTCAGGTCCTTCCGATACACCAAGAGTTGCTTGGTGATCGAGCTAAAGAGTGCGACATTGCTGTCAGCGTGGAGAAGACCGGCCTGGAGGACAGTAAAGGACAATACACACTGTCGTATGTTCTCTTcag GCGTTTTACTCCGGACTTCTTCCAGGGCTGCAGTGTGGAGGAGACCCAACTTCACTCCCTACAACTCTACCCGCTGTTCACCG GGAACCAGTCGGTGTCTCTGCAGGAACCATCCTGCGTattctgcttcttctccctcccctccgccgGCTACCTGTACAGTCTGAAGGGTGGAGTCGAGCTTCTCTCGGCCTATCAGTATCCAGAGAAGGTCCTGAAGGCGGTGCTGACAGACTACCTGTTGCACGTCATTACAAA gagTGCTTTGCAGTGTTTCACAGTGCGCTGTGCAGCAGTAGCAGCCAGGATTGAAGACCCATACATTGACAGCACCATGAAG GCCTGTCCACCCTGCAGCATGGAGGTGTGTGCCCTCCGGATACAGCTGTTTATTGGTCTGCGTTCCATGTGCGTCTACGGCCACCATGTGATCCTTCTATCCGCCGCTGACGCGGAGACAACCGAGGAACCCGAACGCACCACACAGCGCAGAGGCCT TGAGTTGAAAGAGCACACCATGCTGACTGGTATTTTCCTGGCGGTGGGAATCGATCCCGCAACCACGCCAGCTCTGGAGAGCCTTCTTTCGCGCCCCTTCGT gagcaggaagtggacaatCTCTTCCCCCAAACCAGCCAGCACTGCAGGACACGGATGGAATCTTTACGTGGTCGACACCGTCTCCCCCCTCACTCTTTACCAGGAGatg GTCGAATACAGCCAGCGGTACGCGGAGACCAACCCGCAGGCTCAAAGTCTTCGGCACCTCTTGAGTGAAGCTCACCTCCTCCTGCGAACCTCCTTACTCCAAACTTCAGAGCAGCAGCGAATCACGGAGGgagactcctctctgtctccgcAGGCCGGTACAGGCGGGCCGGCTGAGGAACCGGCCGCTGTGCGCACAGACTGTAGAGAACTAGAGGAGGCCTTCAAGCAGAACTGTGCACAGCTGGGAGACTGTTTcagcag GGGGAGTCAGAGGGAGTGCCACCTGGCTCTGCCCTACTACAGGATGTCTGGTTTGTCGGTCACAGAGCTCATGGCCCGGAACCGGCCACTTCCTGGCAGCCCTCACGCCTACGGCCCCGGCTTCCTCTTCTACCTGAAACATTACCTGTTTGAAGAAACCGAGCAGATTCTCAGTCAG GAGGCTGCTGATGAGGTCATAGACattttcagccaatcagagccctCGCAGCTTGTCAGTGTTTGTGCCAGCCCGTCTCTGATAAACATCAGTCCAGCCAAGACGTTGCAAATCTTACAACATCTGGAAGACACAGCTGGCGTGTCTGTTCCTTTGACAACCACCATGGCAACCATGATGTTGCGTTTGGACGACCTGCCAGAGTACACGCGTCTGATGGAAAGACACGCAGAG ATGGTGCTGGTGTACGGGTTCATCGAGGAGCCTAGGATGCTGCTGCACGGCGGAGATGGAGGCCAGCACGCACACATCCGTCCCACAGCATTGACCCGCCAACTGGCAAAGTCCCAACCAGGACTGCTGGTGGCTGCTGTGGTGGCTttgcatgaaaacaacaaagtccagctggaacacGCTGATCACATATTCaag GAGCTGGACTGCGAGAACTGCTTACAGGTGGATTTCTGGGAGGCAATGCTCATGGCGTCCTCACAGGAAACCATCATCCAGGAACTTCTGTTCCGAGTGGCGTCCGTCTACATCGACCGACTGACCAACACACCCttggaaacacacaccaacGGACCACACACGCCTGTGAAACGCAGGCCACTGAAGAGCGCCGACGATCTG ATTAACTCGTGCTCCCATTACGGTGCTCTGTACCCGTGGCTCATCGTTCTCAATCCAGCGCACACAACCAGCTCACAACACCAGGAGGCGCTGTACAAATTGCAG TCTCTCCTCTGTGGCCCGTCGCTGTCAGTGGCCTCCGTCATGCCTCTGATGGAGCGTCTTTCAGACCAAACCTTATGGGGCTTCAGCCTGCACCTCCTCTGCGCCACCAGGAGGGGGCAGTACGACAGCAGCATCGAGAAGATGCTGGACCGATGTCCTCAGGCCATCATAGCCTATGCCAACCACCACTTACAAGATAATCACATG GTGTTATGGTGGCAGAAGCTGCTCCCAGAGCTTTGTAACAGGACGAGAGTTGCCGCAGACAACGGCATCCTATTAGCTGCTCTCAAAG AGACGCTGGTcgtggttgccatggagacaagCCCCACAGAGTTCCTGGAACTGATTCCTGATGATGGAGCCGTCTCGTATTTCCTGCCTCACCTTTTGACATGTAGCCAGAGACACCTGCttgcatga